aaGAACactttttaattgtttgttgcTCAATTAAAGCTCCAATAATATTATACATCTAAATCACTAAATATTCAATATCATAATCATATATCTATAATTTTCAACCATTACTTAAcgtttatatattaattatgtattacCGTTGTGGAACGCTCCTTCAATGGTCCTTCGATTGCGGTTGAATACTTATTTatgttactaaaataaaataggtaaacTGTGTCGTTTTGAAAATTGACTGTGACTGCAGCTTCGACAATCCAACGAATTATTTATTCTACATGACTTAAGAACTCACCGGTAATGGAGTGACCGCTTTAAAGTAATGGAAAGACAGAGGCAAAGATGCGTTTACGTTACAGCCCGCCAAAAGAAGAAGCTTCTTGAGCTGATAGGGAAGAACCCAGAGTTATTATCAACTAATATCCGTCAAGGGTTTTCATACAAAGAATGTCAGAAAAAATGGCAGAACATAGCAACCGAGTGTAATTCTATAGCCGGCGCCAAGAAGACGTGGAGACAGTGGAGAAAAGTATTACTTTTTTATCATCTTGTTTAAGGCAAAAGACACACCTATAGTTTGTAAATGTTATTATCTTCTTTCAGACTTGGCAAGATCTTAGGTCAAAGACTAAAAAGCGAAATTTGGATGCTTACAAACAATTACCTGCAACAACCAACAATGACTTAACACCAACTGAACAGGAAGCCCGAGGAATAAAAGATTCTCCTACAAAGAGTGAGAGCCCTCAAAGAGAGGAGACTCCAGAATTTATCCCGTTAGATCAAGACATATTACAGGACCATAACTTTAATAACGATATGGAATACACAGGATCAATAAGTGAGCCCGAATCTCCTCCGGAAACAAAAGTTTTCACCTCAGAACGTAGAAAAATTAAAGTCAagaacaataaatataaaagttcaAAGCATTCTGATTGCTATATCAACTGTGATGCCTTAACCAACATGGAGGAGCGGAAGTTACAGGTCAAAGAAGACtatcttaaatttaaaaaggattatttgaaacaaaaattaaaactaatcaaGGAGCAGACCGAGGCTTTGAAGAGCATAGCCAGAGAACTTTCGAAGtgataatttattgtaaatctaggttaatttttttttacaatgctGAGTAtccaaaaaattataataaagtattaaaaaattttaataatggaTTTACTGATGTTACCAGAGTGCCTATAGTGAATGTCGAAATTTCGCTATCTACCTCCTTATTGCAAGAGCTGTTTTCACTATAGGCCCTCAGGACAGATGGTTTGCAATTTTTGCCTCTTTTCGCGTGGTGAATTGACTAGAGCCTGCAGACCAGTGGTTGGAAACCCTTGACCTTAGCAGTAGCTAAGTTTAGAGGTAAAACAACAGTATACATATTGTTTTACGATCATTGCACACGACGCATATAACAGGAGCAAGTGAATTTGAGGGCTACAACTGTCACTAAATTTTGAGTAAACGATACATATAAATGCCTAAAGGTATTAAGtccgttttttgtatttttttcttatccaTAAAGTTCATACTTATGTGTGCAAAAGTTTTCGCAGTTGATTGCATTCTCTATAAACGTATCGTGCTGTCATTCAACTTTGACGTCATTTATTGTCATtattatccaacctcgacattggcagaattatcaacaccttgatggagccataacacgaaaaattgattgattgaatttcCCCCATATTTATTCTGCGTATTTTTGATAATGGTGTAAGACTTAATTTGTTTCGATTTTGAGAAATGTAAGGATAATGTTGTACCTAATAATATCAACATAACATCAAGCTTCAATTTTAGACCTCTAAAGAAGAAAAATGTCTAACAAGAAATACAGTAACTTTGTAAGACCTACTTCGCCTACCGAAGAACGAGTATCCAAAAATAAGTTCCAAATTAACACATCGATTAGTGGAGAAGAAGCAAGAAGAATATATTTAGAAGAAGTAAGTAAAGCGAACAATGCTAAGCAGTCATCAAGTAAAAACAATCCTATATCAAATTCAAGAAGACTTGCATGTAAACGTAAACGTGATGATTCAATAACAAACAAAGACTTGTTCCTAGCAGTACAAAATA
This Cydia pomonella isolate Wapato2018A chromosome 16, ilCydPomo1, whole genome shotgun sequence DNA region includes the following protein-coding sequences:
- the LOC133526253 gene encoding uncharacterized protein LOC133526253, producing the protein MERQRQRCVYVTARQKKKLLELIGKNPELLSTNIRQGFSYKECQKKWQNIATECNSIAGAKKTWRQWRKTWQDLRSKTKKRNLDAYKQLPATTNNDLTPTEQEARGIKDSPTKSESPQREETPEFIPLDQDILQDHNFNNDMEYTGSISEPESPPETKVFTSERRKIKVKNNKYKSSKHSDCYINCDALTNMEERKLQVKEDYLKFKKDYLKQKLKLIKEQTEALKSIARELSK